Sequence from the Nasonia vitripennis strain AsymCx chromosome 5, Nvit_psr_1.1, whole genome shotgun sequence genome:
GAaattggatttaaaaaaaaaaagtatcgaaattttgcattttttcttttaaacgtcgccatattggatttttgagtgaaaaatacgcaattctgataccagaaatggaaagtagagaaaaaaatacttcagaAAAAGTATGTTTGCTTTGAATATATCCGTGGAATATGTGATAGATTTACGGTTGAAAACAGAGTTACGATTTCTCTGTTTTGGACGTTAATGGGTTAATCAGTGACCGACGTTGAAAAATTTTCGGAATCATTAAGTTTGTTTAATTTTCATTCTTGTGAAATAAGCTAAGAAAGGAAGAGCAATGAATTCTTTGGAAAGACAACGATGTCACGTGTTTTCTTTGCTTGTATTCAATGACTGTGAGACGTATCTTCAATATTTAAAGAGTATTTCGTAAAAACTAGTCTagaattgaataaattatgatgtaatttgaaaaaactcTGATACACTACACTTGtctaaatattattataagaaAAACGCAGATTTTCACATTATATAGCCAGGTCATGAAATCATAAAGAAGAGCATAAAAGGTTCAATATGTTCTTTTATTTCTGCGTGTTCTGAATGATGTCGGTTTCGTGCTGTAGGTGCAAACATACGATATAAATGCTTAAGTTGTGGCGAATCTGAAGTTTTTTTATACTGggtaatctcaaaaataaaacatttatgaaaaagtagatattttgaGAACAAAAACCAACAAACTTTAAAGGTTAGCGCACTTCAtataacttatttattttaatttttggttatttgtaatatttttaaagatttcttCTCTATTCGTAGAATCAGTTATAATatgatatgaaaataaaaataaagatattgaaatatattttgtacaTGAAGGTCGGTCTACCTTCCTCgttattacaatattttttcggTATTGACGTCATTTACATTTTTCTCTGCGTCACGAACACTTGTACAAATTATTCAAAACGATTAAAGACTAGACTTTTAACTTAAATTGATTAAATACTATACATTATTTCGAttctaaaataatattttcaatcaatattttatatttcagaTCTAGTATAAGAATATAATTGCACTGAATAAGTTTAGTTGAAAACAAAGCAAAAATGAACACGGCTCGAGGTGCCTTGCtgtgcttatttttatttttcatttacggGCAGCAGCAAGTAAAATCAGTAGAATATCATTTGGCAGATGCTATTGAtgatctaaatttttttattcctgGTTCGAAAGCAATATTAACGACAGCTGTTAAAATATGGACGGTCTATGGGGAAGTGAAACAACTTATTGATCCAAACTCTACTGCTTTAATTGAGCAACATCTACAAAACATTACTGAAGCTTTGGAAGAAATTTCAGCTCAACTGGACCAAATGTCCGACAAATTAGACAATATTTCTGACGATGTTCATGAAATACATGATTTAATTACTGATGAAGTTTTAAATAATCTGCCAAAGGAGTTGAATCTAGATACTAAATTAAGTCAAATTTATGCAAAAATCCATGACATCAATCAATTGTTTACGAAATTCCTTCGatataacaataatataaaaagttaTGAAAATCATACGTTGCTAAACTTTGCAAATAGAGTTACAGATCAAAGTCTTAAAGAAATGCCTTCCGCACTAAGTCAAATACATCACCTATTGACAGAAAGGCATTCCAATGCCAATATGTTAACTTTAATGGCTAATAAAAGACTCGTACGTACCAATAAACTATTACTCTAtagttaaattttaaatttaatataattataatcttTTAATTCATGCatagaataaataatatatgttCTAGGCTAAatcaaatatgtgtaaacgACATGAGTCGGCAcaacaatttataaataacttGTACAATAATGTCATAATTACTGAAACAAAAGCTCTTTTGATGACTCAATTTGcatattcattaaaaaatgcatttaattTAAGTAAGTTTTTTATATCCTAGTAGTAGTgttgtaaaaaatgtattttaatttaaatcaattCATTACAGATTCCACAAGCTTTGTAACGGAACTCGATGATGCAAATAAAGAATTCTGCAATAGAACTTCAAACAGCTTTGCGGCAATAAAAGATGCTATGCTGGCAGCTCCTCGTGATTACTGGAGCTGTGATCCGGATGATCATGTAGAAGGTTCGAACAAAGTCAATAATTAACTGGTCCTATtcttatattgaaaaattaaatactaAAAATACGACACGATTCTATTTTAGGTCTTACCTATGCCAAATTGGATCCAGTTTTTCAGGCGTATGTGACAAGTGAAAAAGATGTAGGTATCTCTAAATATTTTGAACCATTCACGAACAAGTGTGCCGATTCCTGCTCGGATCGAAGTGATTTTCACGATATATGCAGATCCGCATATTGTTTCAAACATAATCAGAAAAGATGTTATGGAAAATTACATAACTGTAAATCTTCTGGCAAAAGTCTGCGCATGTGCTTATCAGTAAGCAACAGTTTTATACATTAaaagcaaaatatttttatttgtgtatacatatacgatTTTTTTAAGGACAAAAATAGTACTAGACGATTTGAGTTCATAGAATTAACGGGTAAGAAAACAGAATTTTTAGGATCCAAGAAATCTTGTGGTTCAAACACACAAGTGAAGGTGTCTCAAACGACACTTTTTCTTGAAACATGCGAATACTGCTTCTGTATCTGTGATGATACGAATAACGAAATGGATCGTTACTTCAGTTTAAGAAATGTGAACTCAGACGTGGACAAGAATATGTAAGATTTTCTAAAAGAGAAGTAACGTCATTCAACTGCTATagcaaattcataaatcttTATTTACAGGGTTGTCACAGGTGTAAGGTTTGCAAAAGAAAATCACATTTTCCACATTCAAATTCAACAAGGAAAACTCGTGGAGAATGGAAATATCAAGGCAAGCACAGTAGAGTGGAAGCCTGTTGAGAACTTCACAATCCATGATGATTCTGTTGTGCTCAACCGTGATTATCACAATATTACATGGGCTAACAGATTAGTTTATCTGGACACTTTCGACTCGCCTTTACATCATGTTCTCACAGGACTCAGATTTCAATTGCAGAATGGCGATCTGAAATTGGAAATTCAAGTAACACCTTTCAACTTTTACACTGCTGAACTTAAAACTAATGAATCGACCTGGATGTCCAATTCAATTGGTGCTTATGGAAGGTAAGGCATACAATTTTTTGTTGACCATCTTATTCATTTTTCTGAAATGAATGCTAAAATGAAAGTCTTTTTTTAGGGGCGAACTGGACCttgaaaatttagatttaGGAACAAACGGTCATTCAAATCTTCTTGACTCGAGTGAAAACCAATACATCAAGTTTACCACGAGTTCGATGAAAACAGATGTAGGACAAACAGTAGTTCCATTCATGGATCTCCAAGATGTTACATCTTCCCCTCCAGTGCCGCTTTCTGGAGCAGGTCTTGTTCACCGAGGTGATAAAGCGTCTGCAGGGTTCTTATCGTTCAAAGTACTAACGTACAACTACGCACCTTACCTAGAAACTGATTGTATTGTACCACAATAGAAATAAGGTACAAAAGAGATAGAAAATACTTCGACATAAAAATGGGAATTTATAATCTTTTACTTAGATAATAAATGCTTTATaatactgaaaaataaaactgttgtAGATGAATTGCACATTAATTCACAACataatcagtttttttttatataacaaAAGTTTATACATAGCTATTAATGACCATATTATAACCATCAACCTTGAGTTTATTGAATCAATAGTTATGGCAATATTTAATTGTGGTTATCAGTCCTGAATCATTttacgaattttttttaataataagcATGTTTAAAAAAGTAGATATATAACTATCTACACAAATGATGACCTTATTATCAAACATGTTATCTTATAGACTctttaaaattctttataaccaatatttattttattttgtgaattAGATAATATATTGTTGTATCACTATACTGATCATAAAGTTTTGTGTTTTGTATGAAAAACTTCAAGACAATAATATTGAAAGCTGCTATACAAAATATGTGTACACTTGTCcaaatagttttttagaaatgaCAATAAGAGCTTCTCAAAAGATAACAGTCTAATAGATTAGATGTAACggtttcaaaaagttttaatgCCAGTGGGTTTTtagtgtaaaaatataaaactcAAGTTTTACTGCATCTAAAGTAAGTACTTACACTTATTGGATACCCCTCAAAAACTAATCTTTGTTGGATTACACTGTGTTCAATAAGTTCAAATTTTCGGAGTTTCATCAAATCGCGACGATGGCTCGAGATGCACTGTTGCACTGCTTtcttatacttttaatatatgGACATCATCAAGTTTCATCGATGAAATCGACTTACAAGCTTGAAGATGCTATTGAAGACTTGAACGTTTTCATTCCTGGTTCAAAACTTGTATTAACGACAGCTATTAAATTCTGGTCCGT
This genomic interval carries:
- the LOC100119678 gene encoding uncharacterized protein LOC100119678, yielding MNTARGALLCLFLFFIYGQQQVKSVEYHLADAIDDLNFFIPGSKAILTTAVKIWTVYGEVKQLIDPNSTALIEQHLQNITEALEEISAQLDQMSDKLDNISDDVHEIHDLITDEVLNNLPKELNLDTKLSQIYAKIHDINQLFTKFLRYNNNIKSYENHTLLNFANRVTDQSLKEMPSALSQIHHLLTERHSNANMLTLMANKRLAKSNMCKRHESAQQFINNLYNNVIITETKALLMTQFAYSLKNAFNLNSTSFVTELDDANKEFCNRTSNSFAAIKDAMLAAPRDYWSCDPDDHVEGLTYAKLDPVFQAYVTSEKDVGISKYFEPFTNKCADSCSDRSDFHDICRSAYCFKHNQKRCYGKLHNCKSSGKSLRMCLSDKNSTRRFEFIELTGKKTEFLGSKKSCGSNTQVKVSQTTLFLETCEYCFCICDDTNNEMDRYFSLRNVNSDVDKNMVVTGVRFAKENHIFHIQIQQGKLVENGNIKASTVEWKPVENFTIHDDSVVLNRDYHNITWANRLVYLDTFDSPLHHVLTGLRFQLQNGDLKLEIQVTPFNFYTAELKTNESTWMSNSIGAYGRGELDLENLDLGTNGHSNLLDSSENQYIKFTTSSMKTDVGQTVVPFMDLQDVTSSPPVPLSGAGLVHRGDKASAGFLSFKVLTYNYAPYLETDCIVPQ